One window from the genome of Methanobrevibacter oralis encodes:
- a CDS encoding helix-turn-helix domain-containing protein — MGKFNNKIEKHLELSEIADILKEYREYYNVYRRLLVIHMVANGESIAKASKNINISRKTGERWVKQYNENGVDGLFSNYSNCGRKSYLNDQQLKELKKIITGNEEKYNLKDVRNLIEEKYGITYSEKQVWVITRQKLNLNYEKPFIQYKTHPEKT; from the coding sequence ATGGGAAAATTTAATAATAAAATTGAGAAACATTTGGAGCTTTCTGAAATTGCAGATATTTTGAAAGAGTACAGGGAATATTACAATGTTTATAGGCGTCTTTTAGTGATTCACATGGTTGCAAACGGTGAAAGTATTGCTAAAGCCTCAAAAAACATTAATATATCCAGAAAAACTGGTGAACGATGGGTCAAACAATATAATGAAAATGGTGTTGATGGCTTATTTTCAAATTATTCGAATTGTGGCCGAAAATCATACCTAAATGACCAACAATTAAAAGAATTAAAAAAAATCATTACTGGAAATGAAGAAAAATATAATTTAAAAGATGTAAGAAATCTTATTGAAGAAAAATACGGAATAACATACAGCGAAAAGCAAGTTTGGGTCATTACAAGACAAAAACTAAATTTAAACTATGAAAAACCATTCATTCAATATAAAACTCATCCAGAAAAAACCTGA
- a CDS encoding metallophosphoesterase family protein: MKFLAISDVHGEDNENLITYLKNNDIDLVLITGDITNFGPLDFVDEFISKILGCDCDVMAVPGNCDPEGICNAINESGAFCLHKNIVAYGDAVLFGYGGSNPTPFNTPGEIQDNKIYGEVYELLANYDYVENKEVSKVKILVTHAPPYNTCADLTESGDHVGSQGILKSIHEFEPTINICGHIHEAKALCKIGTVTDVANPGMLKDNGAVLIDIEDGSNYEISIISLNE; the protein is encoded by the coding sequence ATGAAATTTTTAGCAATAAGTGATGTTCATGGGGAAGATAATGAAAACTTAATTACATATCTTAAAAATAATGATATTGATTTAGTTTTAATTACAGGTGATATTACTAACTTTGGTCCTTTAGATTTTGTTGATGAATTCATAAGTAAAATATTAGGCTGCGATTGTGATGTAATGGCTGTTCCAGGTAATTGTGATCCTGAAGGTATATGTAATGCAATTAATGAATCAGGAGCATTTTGCCTTCATAAAAATATTGTTGCATATGGGGATGCAGTATTATTTGGATATGGTGGTTCAAATCCAACTCCATTCAATACTCCAGGTGAAATTCAAGATAACAAGATTTATGGAGAGGTTTATGAATTATTAGCGAATTATGATTATGTGGAAAATAAAGAAGTTTCCAAAGTTAAAATTTTAGTTACTCATGCTCCACCATATAACACTTGCGCCGATTTAACAGAAAGTGGAGATCATGTTGGTAGTCAAGGAATTTTAAAGTCTATCCATGAATTTGAACCTACTATTAATATTTGTGGTCATATTCATGAAGCAAAAGCTCTTTGTAAAATTGGCACAGTAACTGATGTAGCTAATCCTGGCATGCTCAAGGATAATGGGGCTGTATTAATTGATATTGAAGATGGAAGTAATTATGAAATTAGTATTATTTCTTTAAATGAATAA
- a CDS encoding DUF2096 domain-containing protein, whose translation MNMPSEQNWLVLHNLLTDLTKKGYNIPNGINPEMGLIRSSISSYKRDPSHPDLINGLAKAEMSLNNIQGTLLTIAEEEGEEYVDKWLDLFKQVMQGKEVFEFSKSRSKFLVNTPPGLITGRITLKKALAEERVQEIAEWNGLIIEYDDDLTIQLHGDDKDLKIGLKEMGSFFLE comes from the coding sequence ATGAACATGCCATCTGAACAAAATTGGTTAGTTCTACATAATCTTCTTACAGATTTAACTAAAAAAGGATATAATATCCCAAATGGAATTAACCCTGAGATGGGACTAATTAGGTCATCTATTAGTTCTTATAAAAGAGACCCATCTCATCCAGATTTAATCAATGGTTTGGCAAAAGCAGAAATGTCTTTAAATAATATTCAAGGAACTCTTTTAACTATTGCTGAAGAAGAGGGCGAAGAATATGTTGATAAATGGCTTGATTTATTTAAACAAGTCATGCAAGGAAAAGAAGTATTTGAATTTTCTAAATCCCGATCCAAATTCTTAGTTAATACTCCACCTGGTTTAATTACTGGTAGAATCACTTTGAAAAAAGCATTAGCTGAAGAAAGAGTTCAAGAAATTGCAGAATGGAATGGATTAATTATTGAATATGATGATGATTTAACTATTCAATTACATGGGGATGATAAAGATCTCAAAATTGGTTTAAAAGAAATGGGATCTTTCTTTTTAGAATAA
- a CDS encoding DUF749 domain-containing protein encodes MFVATLDGIFKYTDLPEEYEPYVQFKATIDKREINDTDEIAILNIAGTSTHHVLFLDSYNSIREIEKELKDADAKINHTTLKIIGGHL; translated from the coding sequence ATGTTTGTCGCAACATTAGATGGTATTTTTAAATACACAGACCTTCCAGAAGAATATGAACCTTATGTTCAATTCAAAGCAACTATTGATAAAAGAGAAATTAACGACACTGATGAAATAGCTATTTTAAACATTGCTGGCACATCAACTCATCACGTTTTATTTTTAGACTCTTATAATAGTATTAGGGAAATTGAAAAAGAATTAAAGGATGCTGATGCAAAAATCAATCATACAACTTTAAAAATTATAGGTGGACACTTATGA
- the hdrB gene encoding CoB--CoM heterodisulfide reductase subunit B, giving the protein MEIAYFLGCIMNNRYPGVEKATRILFDALDFELKDMEGASCCPAPGVFGSFDEETWATIGARNLTIAEDMGLDIMTECNGCFGSLTECNHMLKENDEKREKINANLAEINREFKGTINVKHFAQILRDDVGFEQLASLVEKPLDLNVAVHYGCHFLKPTEEIGIEEQAENPSILDDIVELTGVKSVDYKDKMMCCGAGGGLRSRDIDVTASFTKEKLDNMTAAGAEAIINVCPFCHMQFDAGQKEVNERYGTNFNIPVFHLAQLYGLAMGLSAEDLTLDAQVIDAAPALAKALGENAK; this is encoded by the coding sequence ATGGAAATTGCATACTTCTTAGGTTGTATCATGAACAACCGTTATCCTGGTGTTGAAAAAGCAACCAGAATTTTATTTGACGCATTAGATTTTGAATTAAAAGACATGGAAGGGGCTTCCTGTTGTCCAGCTCCTGGTGTATTTGGTTCTTTTGATGAAGAAACTTGGGCTACAATCGGTGCACGTAACTTAACTATTGCTGAAGACATGGGATTAGATATCATGACTGAATGTAATGGTTGTTTTGGATCTTTAACTGAATGTAACCATATGTTAAAAGAAAATGACGAAAAAAGAGAAAAAATCAATGCTAACTTAGCAGAAATTAACAGAGAATTCAAAGGAACTATTAATGTTAAACACTTTGCACAAATTTTAAGAGACGATGTAGGATTTGAACAATTGGCATCCCTTGTAGAAAAACCATTAGATTTAAATGTTGCAGTTCACTATGGATGTCACTTCTTAAAACCAACTGAAGAAATTGGTATTGAAGAACAAGCTGAAAATCCATCTATTTTAGACGATATTGTAGAACTCACTGGTGTAAAATCTGTTGACTATAAAGACAAAATGATGTGCTGTGGTGCTGGTGGTGGTTTAAGATCTAGAGATATTGATGTAACTGCTAGTTTCACAAAAGAAAAACTTGATAATATGACTGCTGCAGGTGCTGAAGCTATCATTAATGTATGTCCATTCTGCCACATGCAATTTGATGCAGGACAGAAAGAAGTTAATGAAAGATATGGTACTAACTTTAATATCCCTGTGTTCCATTTAGCTCAATTATATGGATTAGCTATGGGATTATCTGCTGAAGATTTAACTTTAGATGCACAAGTTATTGATGCCGCTCCTGCTCTTGCAAAAGCATTAGGCGAAAATGCAAAATAA
- the hdrC gene encoding CoB--CoM heterodisulfide reductase subunit C — protein MSILDRLKSLFRGKDNEKEDIPKDVSNTSEDVSVKPLDKDNVDESKNIEEALETTEEVVEEKTSMESVKKDSEEEILEQTNDSEDVEDSKDKKNKDENSINKDEKRDNMTLLTDKELLNDTHRDPDFTTEFIDAGIDTVKHCFQCGTCSGSCPSGRRTPYKVRQIVRKCLLGLKEEVITDDALWMCTTCYTCQERCPRSVKIVEIIKKARNIAAHAGYMAKGHKMTGVFVMNTGHAVPINDKVRALRTKIGLSELPSTTHSFPEALKEVQTLCKVTAFDELIGYDEATGGLKE, from the coding sequence ATGTCTATTTTAGATCGTCTTAAATCTCTATTTAGAGGTAAAGATAATGAAAAAGAAGACATCCCAAAAGATGTTTCTAACACATCTGAAGATGTCTCTGTTAAACCTTTAGATAAAGACAACGTTGATGAATCAAAAAACATTGAAGAAGCTCTTGAAACAACTGAAGAGGTTGTTGAGGAGAAAACTTCTATGGAATCTGTTAAGAAAGATTCTGAAGAAGAAATTCTTGAACAAACAAATGATTCTGAAGATGTTGAAGACTCTAAAGATAAAAAAAATAAAGATGAAAATTCAATTAATAAAGATGAAAAGAGAGATAATATGACTTTATTGACTGATAAAGAATTATTAAATGATACCCATCGTGATCCAGATTTTACTACTGAGTTCATTGATGCGGGAATTGATACTGTAAAACATTGTTTCCAATGTGGTACTTGTAGTGGAAGTTGTCCTTCTGGAAGAAGAACTCCTTATAAAGTAAGACAAATAGTAAGAAAATGTTTGTTAGGATTAAAAGAAGAAGTAATCACTGATGATGCACTATGGATGTGTACTACTTGTTACACTTGTCAAGAAAGATGTCCTAGAAGTGTTAAAATTGTGGAAATTATTAAAAAAGCACGTAACATAGCTGCTCATGCAGGATATATGGCAAAAGGACACAAAATGACTGGTGTTTTTGTAATGAATACTGGACATGCTGTACCTATCAATGATAAAGTAAGAGCATTAAGAACCAAAATTGGTCTTTCTGAATTGCCTTCTACTACTCATTCTTTCCCTGAAGCTTTAAAAGAAGTACAAACATTATGTAAAGTCACAGCTTTTGATGAATTAATTGGTTACGATGAAGCAACTGGTGGATTAAAAGAATAA